Genomic window (Agrobacterium larrymoorei):
CTGTTGAAATGGGATCGCAAGGCGGCGGCCTCCGCGGATGTCTATATCGCTAATTCCACCTCGGTTGCAGAGCGCATTCGGCAAGTTTACGGCCGCGAAGCCCGCGTGGTTTTCCCGCCGGTTTCGGTTGATCCAACCTTGCCGGCAGAGCCAGTTCCGACGCTCGCGGGTAAAACCTTTTTCCTCATGGTGGGACGGTCACGTGGATACAAGGGAGCGCAGCCGTTGGTGGAGGCGTTCAGGGGTATGCCCGAGCACGTGCTTGCCGTTGCCGGTGGCGGCAAGGTTCTGGATGCGCCTGCCAACGTTGTGTCGACAGGTTACGTCAGCGAGGCGAAGTTGCGTTGGCTTTATGCCAATGCGCGCGCGTTGATCTCTGTGTCACGAGAAGACTTTGGATTGACGCCAATTGAAGCGAACGCGTTCGGCACGCCGGTTCTGCTCTTACGGGCAGGTGGATTTCTCGATTCGACGGATGAAGGCACGAGCGGTCTTTTCATCGACGACGCGACACCAGAGGCGATCCGCAGTGCTGTGCGTGCTTTCCCGGACACATGGGATACCGACGCCATCAAGCGTCATGCGGATAAATTCAGCCCTCATCGGTTTCACGAGGCCATCCGTCGCATCGTTGCGGAAAC
Coding sequences:
- a CDS encoding glycosyltransferase, whose protein sequence is MNLDLTLVTPMARAGAAVRTCRHDFPTCPIFPEPPPLMKVKIVRHLDVVLAHDYLTQRGGAERVTVELARALNPRYLITAIYSPEDAFPEMNRISIQSTALSRVKLFRRDSRLALPLLASTWNFIRPVRADAVVCSSSGWAHALRTAGATRKIVYCHNPARWLYQADDYLLDRPWPVRVALGLLRAGLLKWDRKAAASADVYIANSTSVAERIRQVYGREARVVFPPVSVDPTLPAEPVPTLAGKTFFLMVGRSRGYKGAQPLVEAFRGMPEHVLAVAGGGKVLDAPANVVSTGYVSEAKLRWLYANARALISVSREDFGLTPIEANAFGTPVLLLRAGGFLDSTDEGTSGLFIDDATPEAIRSAVRAFPDTWDTDAIKRHADKFSPHRFHEAIRRIVAETCNAG